TCCGATCATTCCGCAAATGAGCAACACCGCGGCGCTCGGCCAAATCCTCTATACGAAATATGTGATCTTCTTTCAGGCGTCTGCGCTTGTGCTGCTCACCGCCATGATTGGCGCCATCGTGCTGACGCTGCATCACAAGCCCAACATCAAGCGGCAGAAGATCGAGGAGCAGAACGCGCGCACGCGCGAAAATGTGATCGAGATCAAAAAAGTTCCGTTCCGGACCGGCGTCTAACGAGGACATCCATGCTGACCATCGGCCTCACGCATTACCTCGTCGTCGCAGCGGTCCTGTTCACGCTCGGCGTCGCCGGCATCATCCTCAACCGCAAGAACATCATCGTCATTCTCATGTCGGTTGAGCTGATCCTGCTTGCGGTTAATCTGAACTTTGTCGCCTTCTCGCAGTCGCTCGCCGATTTGACGGGTCAGGTGTTCGCGCTCTTCGTTCTGACCGTCGCGGCGGCGGAGGCGGCGATCGGCCTCGCCATACTCGTCACCTTCTATCGCAACCGCGGCACGATCGCCGTCGAAGACATCAATTCCTTGAAGGGCTGACCCCAGCGATGATTTACGCCATCGTCTTTCTTCCGCTTGTCGGCTTTCTGATCGCAGGCGCGCTCGGACCTTGGATCGGGGTGCGCGCCTCGGAGCTGGTCACCACGGGCTTCTTGATGATCTGCGCCGTGCTGTCTTGGATCGTCTTCTTCGACGTCGCGCTCGGCCACGATCACGGCTATGCGCCGATCATCGGCAATTGGATGACCGTGGGCGACCTAAAGGTCGACTGGGCGCTACGGGTCGATACGCTGACGGCGGTGATGCTCGTCGTCGTCAACACGGTGTCGAGCCTCGTGCATCTCTATTCCATCGGCTACATGCACGAGGA
Above is a genomic segment from Methylocystis rosea containing:
- the nuoK gene encoding NADH-quinone oxidoreductase subunit NuoK, with the protein product MLTIGLTHYLVVAAVLFTLGVAGIILNRKNIIVILMSVELILLAVNLNFVAFSQSLADLTGQVFALFVLTVAAAEAAIGLAILVTFYRNRGTIAVEDINSLKG